In Rattus norvegicus strain BN/NHsdMcwi chromosome 1, GRCr8, whole genome shotgun sequence, a genomic segment contains:
- the Fam32al1 gene encoding uncharacterized protein LOC365238, giving the protein MAASTMEAYEQVQKGPLKLKGVAELGVTKRRKKKDKDKAKMLETMGMRKKSEEEKQHCLDKRTPAQAAFEKMQEKRQTERILKKASKTHKQRVEDFNRHLDTLTEHYDIPKVSWTK; this is encoded by the coding sequence ATGGCGGCGAGCACTATGGAGGCATACGAGCAGGTACAGAAGGGCCCCCTGAAGCTGAAAGGTGTGGCAGAGCTTGGCGTGACGAAGCggaggaagaagaaggacaaAGACAAGGCCAAGATGCTGGAGACCATGGGGATGAGAAAGAAGAgcgaggaggagaagcagcactGTCTGGACAAGCGCACGCCGGCGCAGGCTGCCTTTGAAAAGATGCAGGAGAAGCGGCAAACGGAAAGGATCCTGAAGAAGGCGTCGAAAACCCACAAGCAGAGAGTGGAGGACTTCAACCGACACCTGGACACACTCACCGAGCACTATGACATTCCCAAGGTCAGCTGGACCAAGTAA